Proteins found in one Bacillus subtilis subsp. subtilis str. 168 genomic segment:
- the prkT gene encoding serine/threonine-protein kinase (Evidence 1a: Function from experimental evidences in the studied strain; PubMedId: 23634894, 24731262, 25278935; Product type e: enzyme), producing the protein MMNDALTSLACSLKPGTTIKGKWNGNTYTLRKQLGKGANGIVYLAETSDGHVALKVSDDSLSITSEVNVLKSFSKAQSVTMGPSFFDTDDAYIPSANTKVSFYAMEYIKGPLLLKYVSDKGAEWIPVLMIQLLSSLSVLHQQGWIFGDLKPDNLIVTGPPARIRCIDVGGTTKEGRAIKEYTEFYDRGYWGYGTRKAEPSYDLFAVAMIMINSVHKKEFKKTNQPKEQLRSLIEGNPLLQKYKKALFSALNGDYQSADEMKKDMLDAGQKAAQRKQPIKASPQPATRQRQQKPRQGKITKTRYTPKQKPAKSGGLFETTLIVISVLALYFAYIIFFLI; encoded by the coding sequence ATGATGAACGACGCTTTGACGAGTTTGGCATGTAGCCTCAAGCCGGGTACGACAATCAAAGGCAAGTGGAATGGAAACACTTATACATTGCGTAAACAGCTTGGTAAAGGGGCCAATGGAATTGTGTATTTGGCAGAAACATCAGATGGACATGTTGCCTTAAAGGTGAGTGATGACAGCCTGTCTATTACTTCTGAAGTGAATGTCTTGAAATCTTTCTCAAAGGCCCAGTCCGTTACGATGGGGCCTTCTTTTTTTGATACGGATGATGCCTATATTCCCAGTGCCAATACGAAAGTTTCATTTTATGCAATGGAATACATAAAAGGGCCGCTGCTTTTGAAGTATGTCAGTGATAAAGGAGCAGAGTGGATACCGGTATTAATGATTCAGCTGTTATCCAGCTTATCGGTGCTTCACCAGCAAGGATGGATATTCGGCGATCTTAAACCTGATAATCTGATCGTAACTGGTCCGCCCGCAAGGATCCGCTGCATTGATGTGGGCGGCACGACAAAGGAAGGCCGGGCGATAAAAGAGTATACGGAGTTTTATGACAGAGGCTATTGGGGGTATGGAACAAGAAAGGCAGAGCCATCCTATGATCTGTTCGCAGTTGCCATGATTATGATCAACAGTGTGCATAAAAAAGAATTTAAGAAAACGAACCAGCCCAAAGAACAGCTTAGGTCTCTCATCGAAGGAAACCCGCTGCTTCAAAAGTATAAAAAAGCGCTTTTTTCAGCCTTGAACGGAGATTATCAATCCGCAGATGAAATGAAAAAGGATATGCTAGACGCGGGGCAAAAAGCAGCACAAAGAAAACAGCCTATAAAAGCATCACCGCAGCCTGCCACACGACAAAGACAGCAAAAACCGCGCCAAGGAAAAATAACGAAGACGCGATATACCCCAAAACAGAAACCGGCTAAGTCGGGGGGGTTATTTGAAACAACGCTTATCGTGATCAGTGTTTTAGCGCTTTATTTCGCCTATATTATCTTTTTCTTAATCTGA